The following are encoded in a window of Shewanella psychrotolerans genomic DNA:
- a CDS encoding PAS domain-containing protein: protein MVIDIPNKVFTPDTKWKNSLIFKFTIVQFVVATLIITLSIWLIFSTEKKHHMDTQLSLSQNYGQSVIAQLQNILSKIDVIANSIGIIGETYKDQPQIIDELLPSLLTVENKTQLIAGGGIWPEPHAFLIDKQFHSFFWARNKADKFTRVNGYDSPSGPGYHQEKWYQPVKYFQNSHTHWSETYIDPFTKEVMITASVPMRAEHQFIGVATVDVSLAGLNKYFNFSDQNPLSKGYILALDGYNNLLSAPFDQLSEKSQNPSLLGQPLHQLIALYPELAKIEDAVNLLDQQFYEQSIQYPAYQTAQLQALLDNTPKDKRQRLSALINSALQPKPFKANTVTLELASSPLFDEPVLVSILTMAQTQWKIILVTPLSSLSQQANAIAIKLGAFLLLAQLLALIILFVFQHKLFIIPIFKVVSALQSGNLGQLELDANKRHDELGQLSKAFIARSNQLEIAYASLDASNLALEQQLAMQRIAQTELETKKELINSLLNASQNVICIKDTDGRYTLVNDKFCEILGVERNKILGTRDVDIYPENIAQVITSHDAIIKATDNAQSFEQPMPTIYGERVFLITKYPIKDTEGNLIALGAMAMDINSLKEKLSEQEQTIISLSTKVTSLQQAIEQHREHAKAVLIEQKNSKTDPDKIGPTEVTYQKLMLQMITELNRQQLTALEQLVVIAAKVEYLNESHPHSAVLMEKLTEQIDILRHTKPLLAVEQQSKSIMLEPFLQDIFATLAPKLSSKKINWTISCTPQLSIAMPAWHLFTLCYQLINNTIFHAFPDDLVTDKTKQLQVSANVFNGVLKITFRDTGVGITSTSLDNIKLQLNDLNRHGTLVDIHHWLLSHYDGCLSITSVATEFTEIECQLKLPH from the coding sequence ATGGTAATCGACATCCCAAATAAGGTATTTACACCTGATACTAAATGGAAAAATAGCCTTATTTTTAAATTTACTATCGTCCAATTTGTGGTTGCAACCTTGATCATCACTTTGAGTATTTGGCTAATTTTTTCGACAGAAAAAAAACACCATATGGATACTCAACTCAGCCTTAGTCAAAACTATGGCCAATCGGTTATCGCACAGCTTCAAAATATCTTATCGAAAATAGATGTCATAGCTAATAGTATCGGTATCATTGGCGAAACCTATAAAGACCAACCCCAAATTATTGATGAGCTGCTCCCCTCCCTATTAACGGTTGAAAATAAGACTCAACTCATCGCTGGTGGTGGTATCTGGCCCGAACCGCATGCCTTCTTAATTGATAAACAGTTTCACAGTTTCTTTTGGGCCAGAAATAAAGCAGACAAGTTTACTCGAGTAAACGGATATGACTCTCCAAGTGGCCCAGGATATCATCAAGAAAAGTGGTACCAACCAGTAAAATATTTTCAAAATAGTCATACCCATTGGTCTGAAACCTATATCGATCCTTTTACCAAAGAGGTAATGATCACCGCTTCTGTTCCTATGCGTGCCGAGCACCAATTCATTGGTGTCGCTACTGTAGATGTGTCTCTTGCAGGATTAAACAAGTATTTTAATTTTTCAGATCAAAATCCATTATCTAAGGGATATATTTTAGCACTAGATGGATACAATAATTTACTGTCAGCCCCATTCGATCAACTAAGCGAAAAATCACAAAATCCGTCACTATTGGGACAACCATTACATCAACTTATCGCGCTTTATCCTGAGTTGGCCAAAATTGAAGACGCAGTAAATTTACTCGATCAACAGTTCTATGAACAATCGATACAATATCCCGCCTATCAAACAGCACAACTACAAGCATTGCTCGACAATACGCCAAAGGATAAACGTCAGCGACTCTCGGCATTAATTAATTCGGCTCTGCAACCTAAGCCATTTAAAGCCAATACCGTCACCTTAGAATTAGCGTCGAGCCCACTATTCGATGAACCCGTATTAGTGTCCATTCTCACCATGGCACAGACACAATGGAAAATAATCTTAGTCACACCACTTTCAAGCCTATCTCAACAAGCTAATGCCATCGCCATAAAACTGGGTGCCTTTCTATTATTAGCTCAACTACTCGCGCTAATCATCTTGTTTGTATTTCAACACAAGCTGTTTATTATACCGATTTTTAAAGTCGTTTCGGCACTTCAAAGTGGCAACTTAGGGCAGCTAGAACTAGATGCCAATAAACGTCATGATGAACTTGGACAGTTATCAAAAGCCTTTATCGCTAGAAGTAACCAACTCGAGATCGCTTATGCAAGTCTTGACGCCAGCAACTTAGCACTAGAGCAGCAACTCGCAATGCAGCGTATAGCGCAAACAGAACTAGAAACCAAAAAGGAACTAATTAATTCACTATTGAATGCGTCACAAAACGTGATATGCATTAAAGATACTGATGGTCGATACACGTTAGTTAATGATAAATTTTGTGAAATATTAGGCGTCGAGCGCAATAAAATCCTCGGCACAAGAGACGTCGATATCTACCCAGAGAATATTGCTCAAGTTATTACGAGTCATGATGCCATCATCAAAGCCACCGATAATGCACAAAGTTTCGAACAACCTATGCCTACCATTTATGGTGAGCGTGTTTTCTTAATCACTAAATATCCCATAAAAGATACCGAAGGTAATCTTATCGCATTGGGCGCGATGGCAATGGATATCAATAGCTTAAAGGAAAAACTATCAGAACAAGAACAAACGATTATATCGCTATCGACCAAGGTGACATCATTACAACAAGCTATTGAGCAGCACCGTGAACATGCTAAAGCCGTTTTGATTGAGCAAAAAAATAGTAAAACAGATCCCGATAAAATCGGACCGACGGAAGTAACATATCAAAAACTAATGCTACAAATGATAACTGAATTAAATCGACAGCAGTTAACAGCATTAGAACAGCTAGTGGTCATAGCCGCCAAAGTTGAATACTTAAATGAAAGTCACCCACATTCAGCTGTGTTAATGGAAAAGCTAACGGAGCAAATAGACATATTGCGCCACACCAAGCCTTTACTGGCGGTAGAGCAGCAGAGCAAATCAATTATGCTCGAGCCATTTCTACAAGATATCTTTGCCACATTAGCACCGAAATTGAGTAGTAAAAAAATAAATTGGACAATTAGCTGTACGCCCCAGCTATCAATAGCAATGCCTGCATGGCATCTATTTACCCTATGCTATCAATTGATCAACAACACCATTTTCCATGCTTTTCCTGATGATCTTGTTACCGATAAAACAAAACAACTTCAAGTAAGCGCTAACGTTTTTAATGGCGTACTTAAGATTACATTTAGAGATACCGGTGTTGGCATCACATCAACCAGTTTAGACAATATAAAATTGCAGCTAAATGACCTAAACCGTCATGGTACTTTAGTTGATATTCATCACTGGCTGCTTTCTCATTATGATGGTTGCTTGTCGATAACATCGGTTGCAACAGAGTTCACCGAAATAGAATGTCAGCTAAAACTTCCACACTGA
- the pheT gene encoding phenylalanine--tRNA ligase subunit beta, whose product MKFSESWLREWVNPDVTREALSHQITMAGLEVDGIDAVAGEFSGVIIGEVVECGQHPDADKLRVTKINVGQDELIDIVCGAPNCRLGLKVAVAMVGAVLPGDFKIKKAKLRGQPSFGMLCSYGELGIDIESDGIIELPLDAPIGSDVRDYLDLNDAVIDVDLTANRADCLGMAGLAREVGVLNRQAVTEPTWEAVTPSIDDAITIDNQAPASCPRYLGRVVKNVNVKAPSPLWMQEKLRRSGIRSIDPIVDITNYVLIEFGQPMHAFDLATLAGDIIIRLADGEEKLTLLDGNEITVPSDTLVIADKQKALALAGVFGGEASGVTDDTKDILLECAFFAPLAIMGKSRRLGLHTDSSHRFERGVDPELQAKVMDRATRLVLDICGGEAGPVVESKSDEHLPKPVSIQLRRSKLDRVLGHHISDSDVTEILERLGFSVEFAGETWNVITATYRFDMAIEEDLIEEVARIYGYNNIPNTAPVAALRMPDHKESDISLKRVRAMMVARGFQEAVTYSFVDPKLQELLHPSEAAMILPNPISVEMSAMRLSMFTGLLTAVGYNQSRQQNRVRLFETGLRFVPDETAESNVRQQPMLGAVISGNQNDEHWTMESKTVDFFDLKGDLEAIIGLTVSDEEFTFRSATHPALHPGQCAEILRNDRVIGVIGAVHPSLEKPFGLNGKTFVFELELDALLHASLPQAQAVSKFPANRRDIAIVVDEQVSAGSVVNLIRKVGENQLVGLNLFDVYQGKGVEPGKKSLAIALTLQDNARTLEEKEIAEMVDKVVSELKSEFNALLRD is encoded by the coding sequence ATGAAATTTAGTGAATCTTGGCTTCGTGAATGGGTTAATCCTGATGTAACTCGTGAAGCGCTTTCGCACCAGATCACCATGGCTGGCCTAGAGGTCGATGGTATTGATGCCGTGGCGGGTGAATTCTCTGGCGTTATCATAGGCGAAGTCGTTGAATGTGGTCAGCATCCTGATGCAGACAAATTACGCGTAACCAAAATCAATGTGGGTCAAGACGAATTGATCGATATCGTATGCGGCGCGCCAAATTGTCGTTTAGGCCTCAAAGTTGCTGTTGCAATGGTGGGTGCTGTATTACCCGGTGATTTTAAGATCAAGAAGGCTAAACTTCGTGGTCAACCCTCATTTGGTATGCTTTGTTCTTATGGCGAGCTTGGTATTGATATCGAGAGCGATGGCATTATTGAGCTGCCACTCGATGCGCCAATTGGCAGCGATGTGCGTGACTACCTTGATCTTAATGATGCCGTCATTGATGTGGATCTGACCGCGAACCGTGCAGATTGCTTAGGCATGGCTGGTTTGGCTCGTGAAGTGGGTGTGTTGAATCGTCAAGCGGTGACCGAGCCGACTTGGGAAGCGGTAACCCCATCGATTGATGATGCCATCACTATCGATAACCAAGCGCCTGCATCATGCCCTCGTTACCTTGGTCGTGTGGTAAAGAACGTCAATGTTAAAGCACCGTCTCCTTTGTGGATGCAAGAGAAGCTACGCCGCAGTGGTATTCGATCAATTGACCCGATTGTAGACATTACCAACTATGTGTTGATCGAGTTTGGTCAGCCTATGCATGCGTTTGATTTAGCGACTTTAGCAGGCGATATTATTATCCGCTTAGCTGATGGTGAAGAAAAGCTTACTTTACTCGATGGTAATGAAATTACGGTGCCCTCCGATACATTAGTTATTGCCGATAAACAAAAAGCGTTGGCTCTTGCTGGCGTATTTGGTGGTGAAGCATCAGGCGTAACCGATGATACTAAAGACATTCTGCTTGAGTGTGCGTTTTTTGCACCACTCGCGATTATGGGGAAGTCTCGTCGATTAGGTTTACATACGGACTCATCACATCGTTTTGAACGCGGTGTCGATCCTGAGCTGCAAGCTAAAGTGATGGATAGAGCAACACGTCTTGTGCTTGATATCTGTGGCGGTGAAGCTGGCCCAGTTGTTGAGTCCAAATCAGATGAACATCTTCCTAAGCCTGTAAGCATTCAGCTGCGCCGTAGCAAGCTCGATAGAGTTCTTGGTCACCATATCAGTGATAGCGACGTGACAGAGATTTTAGAGCGCCTAGGCTTTAGTGTTGAGTTCGCTGGTGAGACTTGGAATGTGATCACCGCGACATACCGTTTCGATATGGCGATTGAAGAAGATCTCATCGAAGAAGTTGCGCGTATTTATGGATACAATAATATTCCAAATACCGCCCCAGTAGCAGCGCTACGTATGCCAGATCATAAAGAGTCAGACATCAGCTTAAAGCGTGTACGCGCTATGATGGTTGCTCGTGGTTTCCAAGAAGCAGTAACTTATAGTTTTGTTGATCCAAAGCTTCAAGAACTCCTTCACCCCAGTGAAGCAGCGATGATTTTGCCTAACCCAATATCAGTCGAAATGTCGGCGATGCGTTTGTCTATGTTCACAGGCTTGTTAACCGCAGTGGGGTATAACCAAAGCCGTCAACAAAACCGTGTTAGATTGTTTGAAACGGGTCTGCGTTTCGTTCCTGATGAAACTGCCGAATCAAATGTACGTCAGCAGCCTATGCTGGGCGCGGTGATTTCTGGTAACCAAAATGATGAACATTGGACAATGGAATCAAAAACCGTTGACTTCTTCGATCTTAAAGGTGACTTAGAAGCAATTATCGGCTTGACAGTTTCTGACGAAGAATTTACTTTTAGATCAGCAACACATCCAGCTCTTCATCCAGGGCAATGTGCTGAAATATTAAGAAATGATCGTGTAATTGGTGTCATCGGTGCAGTTCATCCTAGCCTTGAAAAGCCATTTGGACTGAACGGAAAAACATTTGTTTTTGAACTCGAATTAGATGCTTTATTACATGCAAGTTTGCCGCAAGCTCAGGCTGTATCTAAGTTTCCAGCAAACCGTAGAGACATCGCTATTGTTGTTGATGAGCAAGTGTCTGCAGGAAGTGTCGTAAATTTGATAAGAAAAGTTGGCGAAAATCAGTTGGTTGGCTTAAACTTGTTCGATGTATACCAAGGTAAAGGTGTTGAACCAGGTAAAAAGAGTCTGGCGATAGCACTTACACTACAAGATAACGCTCGTACACTTGAAGAAAAAGAGATTGCCGAGATGGTTGATAAGGTAGTTTCTGAACTCAAGTCAGAGTTCAACGCATTGTTGAGGGATTAA
- a CDS encoding DUF3802 family protein, translated as MVTDKEGYIHLIQYLTEHLGLFESSENMVDSGDTVMELFEEQLAAQIIMVCGQNPTLSFAERNIVIREVDAIVYDLEEILAGVANHKATTEQTIFITEFSGLIKNLFDQEIAKMQ; from the coding sequence ATGGTTACAGATAAAGAAGGCTATATACATTTAATACAATATCTTACAGAGCATCTCGGGCTATTCGAATCGTCTGAAAATATGGTCGATAGCGGCGATACTGTTATGGAATTGTTTGAAGAGCAATTAGCCGCGCAGATCATTATGGTTTGTGGCCAAAATCCGACCTTGTCGTTCGCCGAACGTAATATCGTCATTCGTGAGGTCGATGCCATTGTCTATGATCTCGAGGAGATTTTAGCTGGTGTGGCGAATCATAAAGCGACAACTGAACAAACCATTTTTATCACCGAATTTTCTGGTTTGATCAAAAATCTATTTGATCAAGAGATTGCCAAAATGCAGTAA
- a CDS encoding RimK/LysX family protein has translation MLKRLFLCSILLSISATAAEKEIIGPTAVMSVEEAGLSYEARIDTGAANTSLNAFDIDIEGGSAKKMKDNVGKTIWFTTKNAKGEQKRLSAKIVKTSTVSNSQGRETRYMVALNVRFDGKSRKVNVNLRDREHMDYKLLIGRNWLKDRYIVDVAEKRIIGPVAPISIVETGLIFETRIDSGAVENSLHAVDLKIEGGVEEMELNVGKMLYFTTENEKGESHRVHARIVETSLIRNAQGSEVRYMVELNVGEPGLEYKVKVNLRDRSKMTNKFLIGRNWLQGHYLVDVSM, from the coding sequence ATGCTTAAGAGATTATTTTTATGTTCAATACTTTTATCTATATCAGCCACAGCTGCGGAGAAAGAGATTATTGGGCCAACCGCTGTCATGTCTGTCGAAGAAGCTGGGCTAAGCTATGAAGCGCGTATAGATACTGGCGCGGCCAACACCTCACTAAATGCCTTTGATATAGACATTGAAGGCGGCAGTGCTAAAAAGATGAAAGATAATGTGGGTAAAACCATATGGTTTACGACAAAAAATGCGAAAGGCGAACAGAAACGACTCAGTGCAAAAATAGTTAAGACCTCGACGGTCAGTAACTCTCAAGGTAGAGAAACTCGCTATATGGTTGCCCTAAATGTGCGTTTTGATGGTAAGAGCCGTAAGGTTAATGTCAACCTTAGAGATCGTGAACATATGGACTATAAGTTACTGATCGGACGAAATTGGTTAAAGGATAGGTATATCGTTGATGTTGCAGAGAAGCGTATTATAGGGCCTGTAGCGCCTATTAGTATTGTTGAAACGGGATTGATTTTTGAAACTCGTATCGATAGTGGGGCTGTTGAAAACTCACTTCATGCCGTCGACTTAAAGATTGAAGGTGGAGTAGAAGAGATGGAGCTCAATGTTGGTAAGATGCTCTATTTTACTACTGAGAATGAGAAAGGCGAATCTCATCGCGTTCATGCCCGTATCGTAGAAACTTCTCTTATCAGAAATGCTCAAGGAAGCGAGGTACGTTATATGGTTGAGCTGAATGTGGGAGAGCCAGGATTAGAATATAAGGTTAAAGTTAATTTGCGTGATCGTTCCAAAATGACCAATAAATTCCTGATTGGTCGCAATTGGTTACAGGGGCATTATCTCGTGGATGTCTCTATGTAA
- a CDS encoding STAS/SEC14 domain-containing protein: MIELLNGFSHDVVAIRAHGVLTSDDYDQLLVPAIESKLKDHATIKLWYEFGEQFEGISVETLWDDAKLGFFHLTDFSRIAIITDNDWLTSMAKVIACMVPCPVNVFSRQDLQLAQDWLMQVESV; encoded by the coding sequence ATGATTGAGTTACTTAATGGGTTTAGTCATGATGTTGTTGCCATTCGTGCTCATGGGGTGCTCACTAGTGACGACTATGATCAGCTATTAGTTCCTGCGATCGAGTCCAAATTAAAAGATCATGCAACTATTAAGCTATGGTATGAATTTGGCGAACAGTTTGAAGGTATTTCGGTCGAGACTCTTTGGGATGATGCAAAGTTAGGCTTTTTTCATTTGACGGATTTTTCAAGAATTGCCATTATCACAGATAATGACTGGTTGACGAGTATGGCTAAAGTTATTGCCTGTATGGTGCCTTGTCCGGTCAATGTTTTTTCTCGACAAGATCTGCAATTAGCACAAGATTGGTTGATGCAAGTCGAATCCGTTTAG
- the pheS gene encoding phenylalanine--tRNA ligase subunit alpha, with translation MSQLTEIVEQALQAIEGTDDLKALDDLRVDYLGKKGKITDMMKMMGKLSAEEKPAFGQAVNQAKQAVQQKLSERIDGLKALELEAKLAQESIDVTLPGRCIDNGGLHPVTRTIERIETFFGELGFSVKQGPEIEDDFHNFDALNISEHHPARADHDTFYFNPKLMLRTQTSGVQIRTMENEQPPLRIISPGRVYRNDYDQTHTPMFHQVEGLMVDENVNFAELKGILHDFLRNFFEEDLQVRFRPSYFPFTEPSAEVDVMGKNGKWLEVLGCGMVHPNVLRSVGIDPEKYQGFAFGMGVERLSMLRYGVNDLRSFFENDLRFLKQFK, from the coding sequence ATGTCACAGTTAACAGAAATCGTAGAACAGGCCTTGCAGGCTATCGAAGGGACAGATGATCTGAAAGCCCTCGATGATCTTCGTGTCGATTACCTAGGTAAAAAAGGTAAGATCACCGACATGATGAAGATGATGGGTAAGCTTAGCGCAGAAGAGAAACCCGCTTTTGGTCAAGCCGTTAACCAAGCTAAGCAAGCCGTGCAACAAAAACTATCTGAACGTATTGATGGTTTAAAAGCATTGGAACTGGAAGCGAAATTAGCGCAAGAAAGCATTGACGTTACGCTACCAGGTCGCTGTATTGATAACGGTGGGCTTCACCCTGTGACGCGTACAATCGAACGTATCGAAACCTTCTTTGGTGAACTTGGTTTTAGCGTAAAGCAGGGGCCTGAAATCGAAGATGATTTCCATAACTTCGATGCACTGAATATTTCTGAGCATCATCCTGCCCGTGCCGATCATGATACTTTCTATTTTAATCCAAAGTTGATGCTGCGTACTCAAACGTCCGGTGTACAGATCCGTACGATGGAAAATGAGCAGCCACCGCTGAGAATTATCTCTCCTGGTCGTGTTTATCGTAACGATTACGACCAAACACATACGCCAATGTTCCATCAAGTAGAAGGCTTGATGGTGGATGAAAATGTTAATTTTGCCGAACTGAAAGGGATCTTACACGATTTCCTACGCAACTTTTTTGAAGAAGATTTGCAAGTGCGCTTCCGTCCTTCCTATTTCCCTTTCACTGAGCCTTCAGCGGAAGTGGATGTGATGGGCAAAAACGGCAAGTGGTTAGAAGTATTGGGTTGCGGCATGGTGCATCCAAATGTACTGCGCAGCGTAGGAATTGATCCTGAAAAGTATCAAGGGTTTGCTTTCGGTATGGGTGTAGAGCGTCTCTCTATGCTGCGTTACGGAGTTAACGATCTGCGTTCATTCTTCGAAAACGATCTACGTTTTCTTAAGCAATTCAAATAA
- a CDS encoding YceI family protein, with the protein MKAVLFGLGISLFSAMALADNWQVNSQDSVVNFISVKKGDVAEVHKFTQVSGILDSSGDFSLSIPLSSVWTNVEIRDIRMKEVLFETAQYPSVDLMAKVDINTIEKLSIGEMRSLSLDAILVLHGEKKSILVNVRVAKLAQDKMLVMSESPIIVNAADFDLASGVDKLRELAGLSAISQAVPVSFVLTLRR; encoded by the coding sequence ATGAAAGCAGTGTTATTCGGTTTAGGAATCAGTTTATTTAGTGCAATGGCATTGGCGGATAATTGGCAAGTCAATAGCCAAGATTCCGTTGTTAATTTTATCTCAGTGAAAAAGGGTGATGTTGCCGAGGTGCACAAGTTTACTCAAGTCTCTGGCATACTAGATTCAAGTGGTGACTTTAGTCTTTCAATACCACTCTCTAGTGTTTGGACCAATGTTGAGATCCGTGACATTAGAATGAAAGAGGTTTTATTTGAAACAGCCCAATATCCTTCAGTAGATTTAATGGCTAAGGTCGATATAAATACTATTGAAAAGTTATCTATTGGGGAGATGCGATCTTTATCGCTTGATGCGATTTTGGTCTTACATGGTGAAAAAAAGTCAATATTAGTCAATGTGCGTGTTGCTAAGTTGGCTCAGGATAAAATGTTGGTGATGAGTGAGTCTCCAATTATCGTCAACGCAGCTGATTTTGATTTAGCATCAGGTGTCGATAAGCTGCGAGAACTGGCTGGGTTGAGTGCAATAAGTCAGGCTGTTCCTGTTTCGTTTGTGTTAACGCTTAGACGTTAA